One window of Caldisericia bacterium genomic DNA carries:
- a CDS encoding Y-family DNA polymerase, protein MKRKVFALVDCDNFYVSCERVFNPKLKGKPVVVLSNNDGCVISRSDEVKEIGIPMGAPIFQYENLVKKYKIELLSSNFTLYGDMSRRVMETIKTMCPDIEIYSIDEAFLSFDRFKYHNINEYIKKIRERVLKWTGIPISIGVGETKTLAKIATKIAKKDKSLGGIFNLLERSDVDEFLKKIEIRDVWGIGPSFEEFLKKNEIITAYDFKYLPYEWVKKHLKTLGLRILLELNGIPCIEMEFEEKPKKSISTSRSFGKDLTDFKDLKEAISSFITIAAEKLRKEKQLASIVTVFLMSNPFKETEKYFKTSSFYFPRPTANTSEIIEGGINELKKIYKSGILYKKAGVILQGLIPEEESLFFFFDPIYKGSREEMLMKTIDTINKKFGRDTIKPLSNGINKPYMMRQLRRSKNYTTRWDEIPIVKSG, encoded by the coding sequence ATGAAAAGAAAAGTTTTTGCACTTGTTGATTGTGACAATTTTTATGTATCTTGTGAAAGAGTTTTTAATCCAAAACTTAAGGGTAAACCTGTAGTAGTTTTGTCAAATAATGATGGCTGCGTAATTTCAAGATCAGATGAAGTTAAAGAAATAGGAATTCCAATGGGTGCCCCAATCTTTCAATATGAGAATTTAGTTAAAAAATATAAGATAGAACTTTTATCATCAAATTTCACACTTTATGGAGATATGTCAAGAAGAGTTATGGAGACAATTAAAACAATGTGTCCTGATATAGAAATATATTCAATAGATGAAGCTTTTCTCTCTTTTGATAGATTTAAATATCATAACATTAATGAATATATTAAAAAAATAAGAGAAAGAGTTTTAAAGTGGACTGGAATTCCAATTTCAATTGGTGTTGGAGAAACAAAAACACTTGCAAAAATTGCAACAAAAATAGCAAAAAAGGATAAAAGTTTAGGTGGTATATTTAATCTTTTAGAGAGGAGTGATGTAGATGAATTTCTTAAAAAAATTGAGATAAGAGATGTTTGGGGAATTGGTCCTTCCTTTGAAGAATTCTTAAAGAAAAATGAAATTATAACAGCATATGATTTTAAATATTTACCATATGAATGGGTAAAAAAACATCTTAAAACATTAGGATTAAGGATTCTTCTTGAATTAAATGGAATTCCATGTATTGAAATGGAGTTTGAGGAAAAACCTAAAAAATCAATTTCAACATCAAGGTCTTTTGGTAAAGATCTTACTGATTTCAAAGATCTTAAGGAGGCCATTTCATCATTTATAACAATTGCAGCAGAAAAATTGAGAAAGGAAAAACAACTTGCTTCTATTGTTACAGTTTTTTTAATGAGTAATCCATTTAAAGAAACAGAAAAATATTTTAAAACATCATCTTTTTATTTTCCAAGACCAACTGCAAATACAAGCGAAATAATTGAAGGAGGAATTAATGAACTTAAAAAAATCTATAAAAGTGGAATTTTATATAAAAAAGCAGGAGTAATATTACAAGGATTAATTCCAGAAGAAGAGAGCCTTTTTTTCTTTTTCGATCCAATTTATAAAGGAAGTAGAGAAGAAATGTTAATGAAGACGATTGATACAATAAATAAAAAATTTGGAAGAGATACAATAAAACCACTTTCAAATGGAATAAATAAACCATACATGATGAGGCAACTTAGAAGATCAAAAAATTATACAACAAGGTGGGACGAAATTCCAATAGTTAAATCTGGTTAA
- the umuD gene encoding translesion error-prone DNA polymerase V autoproteolytic subunit: protein MGRKKKKLKLPLYSSKVSAGFPSPADDFIEKTLDLNDLLIKHPQATFFVRVLGNSMINANIRDGDILVVDKALEPKEGDIVIANVDGEFVLKRIRKKDGKLYLFPENSDFNPIEIKEGMECEIWGVVTYVIHKIL, encoded by the coding sequence ATGGGAAGGAAAAAGAAAAAGTTAAAACTTCCTCTTTATTCAAGTAAAGTTTCAGCAGGATTTCCATCTCCAGCAGATGATTTTATTGAAAAAACCTTAGATCTTAACGATCTTCTTATAAAACACCCACAAGCAACTTTTTTTGTTAGAGTATTAGGTAATTCAATGATCAATGCAAATATAAGGGATGGAGATATTTTAGTAGTAGACAAAGCGCTTGAGCCAAAAGAAGGCGATATTGTTATTGCAAATGTTGACGGTGAATTTGTTTTAAAAAGAATAAGAAAAAAAGATGGAAAACTTTATCTTTTTCCTGAAAATTCAGACTTTAATCCGATAGAGATAAAAGAGGGAATGGAGTGCGAAATTTGGGGAGTAGTAACCTATGTTATTCACAAAATCCTATAG
- a CDS encoding transposase: MGRERRLNIENGYFHVISKSVEETNLYNDDEDYEKFLKILNEERLKHNISIFAFCLMPNHYHILLKTNNSNLSYFMKYLNHRYSLYFNNKNFRLGHLFMDRFKSFYINSDGYFLNVSRYIHLNPLEANLIDKPQNYNWSSYKFYYYDIENSLIDKNSFYEIISLKKEDYIYYVNNLYESLISSGSEINHINSINGNPLRISEVIKNLEKAFSNIDKKIFRNLIIFYLLNKNFNVDDIADYFDISKTHLYRIANKIESEMRKNPNIVKFYNEIEKLAPLYEE, translated from the coding sequence ATGGGTAGAGAAAGAAGACTAAATATTGAAAATGGTTATTTTCATGTTATTTCTAAATCTGTTGAAGAGACAAATCTTTATAATGATGATGAGGATTATGAAAAATTTTTAAAAATTTTAAATGAAGAGAGATTAAAACATAATATTTCTATTTTTGCTTTTTGTCTTATGCCAAATCACTATCATATTTTGTTAAAAACAAATAATTCAAATTTATCATATTTTATGAAATATTTAAATCATAGATACTCCTTATATTTCAATAATAAAAATTTTAGATTAGGCCATCTTTTTATGGATAGATTTAAAAGTTTTTATATCAATAGTGATGGATATTTCTTGAATGTTTCAAGATATATTCATTTGAACCCTCTTGAAGCAAATCTTATCGATAAACCTCAAAACTACAATTGGAGTAGTTACAAATTTTATTATTATGATATTGAAAATTCACTTATAGATAAAAATTCTTTTTATGAAATAATCTCTTTAAAAAAGGAAGATTATATCTATTATGTGAATAATTTATATGAGAGTCTCATCTCCTCAGGAAGTGAAATAAATCATATTAACTCAATTAATGGGAATCCACTAAGAATTTCTGAAGTTATTAAAAATTTGGAGAAAGCCTTTTCTAATATAGATAAAAAAATTTTTAGAAATTTAATTATATTTTATTTGTTAAACAAAAATTTCAATGTAGATGATATAGCAGATTATTTTGACATTTCCAAAACCCATCTATATAGAATCGCTAACAAAATTGAAAGCGAAATGAGAAAAAATCCAAATATTGTTAAATTTTATAATGAAATTGAGAAGTTAGCACCTTTATATGAAGAATAG
- a CDS encoding S8 family serine peptidase codes for MKKITVIILIMLLFLFLHGFTTKAFSPPEPVLELTEEEVLPQNREKPDITKGIPMISNYVYIDGVKIPKYYAELPIVREEGKIRLILTLQEPPLVNKGKEWRIKYQQNEVIKYLETKKINFKVVTKTQYLYNQITIEIPIKEFNNLGKIPYVKRISFPRVWKIELIYSVPLIQGGAPSGGLGYTGNGLVVGIVDTGIDYNHPDLGGPGFPNSKVIAGYDFGDWDSDPIDCNGHGTHVAGIVAANGTIQGVAKDAKLVAAKIVSGCLDYATSESIIAAFEYLTNLGVDVINMSFGSDYGFNQPDDPEQIAISNAVNAGITVAISAGNAYYQYYPYIWIDQFGNGKYSMIYPDIGVVGDPSTTPVVISVASSDNSYMTVPYALETSQTPNQVLEYFVGSPSPDPVQVLGTTNEYDVQFVGYGNSPSDFSSFVPGRIALMERGGPGDPTFVNKVRNAQNAGAIAAIVHNHASGGNALVVMSLASDITIPAIFIGYSDGIYLRDLSSPKIRFTGDLTSIPVSTVDTPSSFTSWGLTPFMEGKPEVSAPGGYIYSTVPDGGYAVKSGTSIASPHVAGAAAIMLEKDPTLKPYEIKNILMTTSKILTVSGYPYSPRLQGAGRIDMVNALNALDYKVLVYGNNPNSPWITGDSEGSSIFREKIKVVNKSSSDLTYNLSGYKTIWFVRTLYSASTTGFTFRDLSLNPITSITVPANGVVEFYMELDMSSFAYFENVFVDGFIYLNSTGSQPNLHLPFSILHGDWQDVSYDYENQWYTHNPVIDPVAFDPNERWWWFGYTWLYYLDGTTFYPLGEDFYGDLYRSKIAISPNADGIKDEVWAVLSLLRGTKEIQFQVLNSSKQKLLTPIIDTYVRKNGLQPNWYQYWYGWNYDWVWDGKDSSGNVLPDGNYYFRIQAEAGSDPTGGAKTYDIKDFPLIIDTISPIVTWSVSENSGNTFINWNATDERSGIWGFNIYMDGELIDSVSPSTSSYTISGSPIGHSFLVEAIDFAGNSSLTLPTVTNRSKGYFFQINPSTKMWRFMWPSKNLYTPWYPTTRFEFDTQTGKGFVVYADGNTNLVFDGNFYTQSFRILLNMKKEKVIIHEVVGRP; via the coding sequence ATGAAAAAGATTACAGTAATTATTCTTATCATGTTATTATTTCTTTTTCTACATGGGTTTACCACAAAAGCCTTTTCACCTCCAGAACCAGTTTTGGAGTTAACAGAAGAAGAGGTTTTACCACAAAATCGTGAAAAGCCTGATATTACTAAAGGCATCCCTATGATATCAAATTATGTGTACATTGATGGAGTAAAAATTCCAAAATATTATGCAGAATTACCAATTGTAAGAGAAGAAGGAAAAATTAGATTAATTCTTACTCTTCAAGAACCTCCATTGGTAAATAAAGGAAAAGAGTGGAGAATTAAATATCAACAAAATGAAGTAATTAAGTACCTTGAGACAAAGAAAATCAACTTTAAAGTTGTTACAAAAACTCAATACCTTTACAATCAAATAACAATTGAGATTCCAATAAAAGAGTTTAATAATTTAGGAAAAATTCCTTATGTAAAAAGAATCTCTTTTCCAAGAGTTTGGAAAATAGAGCTTATTTACTCTGTTCCTTTAATTCAAGGAGGTGCTCCTTCTGGTGGTTTAGGTTATACTGGAAATGGTTTAGTTGTAGGAATTGTTGACACTGGGATCGATTATAATCATCCTGATTTAGGTGGTCCAGGATTTCCAAATTCAAAGGTAATAGCAGGATATGATTTTGGCGATTGGGATTCTGATCCTATAGATTGTAATGGGCATGGTACACATGTGGCTGGAATTGTAGCAGCAAATGGAACCATACAAGGTGTTGCAAAAGATGCAAAACTTGTTGCTGCAAAAATTGTCAGTGGATGTCTTGATTATGCAACTAGTGAATCAATTATTGCTGCTTTTGAATATTTAACAAATTTAGGTGTAGATGTAATTAATATGTCATTTGGCTCAGATTATGGTTTTAATCAACCAGACGATCCAGAGCAAATTGCAATATCAAATGCTGTAAATGCTGGAATAACAGTTGCAATATCAGCAGGTAATGCTTATTATCAATATTATCCTTATATTTGGATAGATCAATTTGGAAATGGAAAGTATAGTATGATTTATCCAGATATTGGAGTTGTAGGAGACCCATCAACAACCCCTGTAGTAATTTCTGTTGCATCATCAGATAACTCTTATATGACAGTACCCTATGCACTTGAAACAAGTCAAACTCCAAACCAAGTTTTAGAATATTTTGTAGGGAGCCCATCTCCTGATCCAGTTCAAGTTCTTGGTACAACTAATGAATATGATGTTCAATTTGTAGGATATGGGAATAGCCCTAGTGACTTTTCAAGTTTTGTTCCTGGAAGAATTGCTTTAATGGAGAGAGGCGGACCTGGTGATCCAACTTTTGTTAATAAAGTGAGAAACGCTCAAAATGCAGGTGCTATTGCAGCAATTGTACATAACCATGCAAGTGGCGGTAATGCTTTAGTTGTTATGTCATTAGCAAGTGATATTACAATCCCTGCAATATTTATAGGTTATTCAGATGGAATTTATTTAAGGGATCTTTCCTCCCCTAAAATAAGATTTACAGGAGATTTAACTAGTATTCCAGTTTCAACTGTGGATACACCCTCTTCATTTACTTCTTGGGGATTAACTCCGTTTATGGAAGGAAAACCTGAAGTTTCTGCACCAGGTGGATATATTTATTCAACTGTTCCAGATGGTGGCTATGCAGTTAAGTCCGGTACTTCTATAGCATCTCCTCATGTTGCAGGTGCTGCAGCCATAATGTTAGAAAAAGATCCAACACTTAAACCATATGAAATTAAAAATATACTAATGACAACTTCAAAGATCTTAACAGTATCTGGCTATCCATATTCACCAAGATTACAGGGTGCTGGAAGGATTGATATGGTTAATGCATTAAACGCTCTTGATTACAAGGTTTTAGTTTATGGAAATAATCCAAATTCTCCATGGATTACTGGAGATAGTGAAGGTTCTTCAATATTTAGAGAAAAAATAAAAGTTGTTAACAAATCTTCAAGTGATTTAACATACAACCTATCAGGTTATAAAACGATTTGGTTTGTAAGGACGTTATATTCTGCTAGTACCACAGGATTTACTTTTAGAGATCTTTCACTTAATCCAATAACATCAATTACAGTTCCAGCAAATGGTGTAGTTGAATTTTATATGGAATTAGATATGAGTTCATTTGCATATTTTGAAAATGTTTTTGTTGATGGATTTATCTATTTGAATTCAACTGGTTCTCAACCAAATTTACACCTTCCATTTTCAATCCTTCATGGTGATTGGCAAGATGTATCTTATGATTATGAAAATCAATGGTATACACACAATCCAGTAATAGATCCTGTGGCCTTTGATCCTAATGAACGGTGGTGGTGGTTTGGTTATACATGGCTATATTATCTTGATGGTACAACATTTTATCCACTTGGAGAAGATTTCTATGGTGATTTATATAGAAGTAAAATTGCAATTTCACCAAACGCTGATGGAATTAAAGATGAAGTTTGGGCAGTTCTTTCCCTTTTAAGAGGAACAAAGGAAATTCAATTTCAAGTATTAAATAGTTCAAAACAAAAATTATTAACCCCAATAATTGATACTTATGTAAGAAAAAATGGATTACAACCAAATTGGTATCAATATTGGTATGGATGGAATTATGATTGGGTATGGGATGGAAAAGATTCATCTGGAAATGTTTTACCCGATGGAAACTATTACTTTAGAATTCAAGCAGAGGCTGGCTCAGATCCAACAGGTGGCGCTAAAACATATGACATAAAAGATTTTCCATTAATTATAGATACAATATCTCCAATTGTTACATGGAGTGTTAGTGAAAACAGTGGTAATACATTTATAAATTGGAATGCGACAGATGAAAGAAGTGGTATTTGGGGATTTAACATTTATATGGATGGAGAATTGATTGATAGTGTAAGTCCATCAACATCATCATATACAATATCTGGCTCACCAATAGGTCATAGCTTCTTAGTCGAAGCTATAGACTTTGCTGGAAATTCAAGTTTAACTCTTCCAACTGTAACAAATAGGTCAAAAGGATACTTCTTCCAGATTAATCCTTCAACAAAGATGTGGAGATTTATGTGGCCAAGTAAAAATCTATATACACCTTGGTATCCAACAACAAGATTTGAGTTTGACACTCAGACAGGAAAAGGATTTGTTGTTTATGCTGATGGAAACACAAACCTTGTATTTGATGGAAACTTCTATACTCAATCATTTAGAATTCTACTTAATATGAAGAAGGAGAAGGTTATCATTCACGAAGTTGTTGGAAGACCATAA
- a CDS encoding tRNA (adenine-N1)-methyltransferase: protein MKFKEGDLVEIIDKKERKFILKLKKGEKFHFHYGYIEHDQIIGKSYGSIIQTSKGFLVFVFPVKKSDYILCMKRGAQIIYPKDIGQILIYGDIHAGLKIFEVGGGSGALSIYLVSIIGKRGKLVTYEIREDFLNILKENVERFFGELPKNFILRKRDIYTEGLHEDDKNFDRVILDLPEPWNALKNVNNGLKKGGILISYNPTIQQIIKFKLELDKFKNYYFEGMYEILERRWKIEENATRPLDRMVAHTGFIIVARKI from the coding sequence GTGAAGTTTAAAGAAGGTGATTTAGTTGAGATAATTGATAAGAAGGAGAGGAAATTCATTTTAAAACTTAAAAAAGGTGAGAAATTTCATTTTCATTATGGATATATAGAACATGACCAAATAATTGGAAAAAGTTATGGATCTATAATTCAAACTTCAAAAGGTTTTTTAGTTTTTGTTTTTCCAGTAAAAAAATCTGATTATATACTTTGTATGAAAAGGGGTGCACAAATTATTTATCCAAAAGATATAGGACAAATTTTAATTTATGGAGATATCCATGCTGGTTTAAAAATTTTTGAGGTAGGTGGCGGAAGTGGTGCTCTTTCAATTTATCTTGTATCAATTATTGGAAAAAGAGGTAAACTCGTAACATATGAAATAAGAGAAGATTTTTTAAATATACTTAAAGAAAATGTAGAGAGATTTTTTGGCGAATTACCCAAAAATTTCATTTTAAGAAAAAGAGACATTTACACTGAAGGTCTACATGAAGATGATAAAAATTTTGATAGAGTGATTCTTGACCTTCCTGAACCATGGAATGCCTTAAAAAATGTTAATAATGGATTAAAAAAAGGAGGAATTCTTATCTCATATAATCCAACAATTCAGCAAATTATAAAATTCAAACTTGAATTAGATAAATTTAAAAATTATTATTTTGAGGGGATGTATGAAATACTTGAGAGAAGATGGAAAATTGAGGAAAATGCAACAAGACCTCTTGATAGAATGGTCGCTCATACAGGTTTTATAATTGTTGCAAGGAAAATTTAA
- a CDS encoding FAD-dependent oxidoreductase, whose translation MKVIIVGGVAGGATCATRIKRLKSDANVKIFERDYYISYANCGIPYYIGGLIPRERLFVTNPQEMKKKYGIDVYVRHEVLKIFPQEKKILVKNLETQEEFEDSYDFLVLSPGASPIKPKIPGIESSKIFTLRTVGDADNIIKEIESGKREATVVGGGFIGIEVTENLVRRGIKVNLVEALPQVLSFLDKDLISYIHDELKINGVNLYLGSAVKEFKEKEDKIETILENGTSISSDFVVFSIGVKPEITLAKEAGLKIGETGGILVDENMRTSNPNIFAIGDAVEIENFITKTKTRIPLAGPTHKQARVAADTICGISSKYLGSIGTAIVKVFNITGAATGLNSVSLEKLGINYKFECLSTFNHAGYYPDAYPLYIKVFYDANSGRVLGGQAVGFDGVDTIINSLATAIRFNAKVTELKDIDFAYSPQYGHAKNPLNIIGTMAEDDLSGLAPKVTIFEVDDLVKKGAVLLDIREREETLTNKIENSINIPLSELKDRFNELEKDKLYIVCCGKGQRAYNAVRFLIDNGYNAKYLAGGLTFYSSCFGGEKELQSKKVEEKRESVDFIKENEIVKIDAKGLSCPGPLMKLKEALDRVSSGTIIEIEATDPGFYNDIQSYAKSKGLSLLSLEKGKIIKALLKKDTQSERLKESVEKKSDSVSIILFSNDFDRVMASLIIANGALSMGKKVSMFFTFWGLNVLRKDYKVEVKKNFIEKMFGFMMPRGAKRLTLSKMNMLGIGTKMIKGIMKKYNVLPPEELLKTFIKNGGRVVACRMTMDLMGIKREELIDGIEEGGVGTYLSFAETSGINLFI comes from the coding sequence ATGAAGGTAATTATAGTTGGTGGAGTTGCAGGTGGAGCGACCTGTGCAACAAGGATTAAAAGATTAAAAAGTGATGCAAATGTTAAAATTTTTGAGAGAGATTATTACATTTCTTATGCAAATTGTGGGATTCCATATTATATTGGTGGTCTTATACCAAGAGAGCGCCTTTTTGTTACAAATCCCCAGGAGATGAAGAAAAAATATGGTATTGATGTTTATGTTAGACATGAAGTTTTAAAAATATTTCCTCAAGAGAAAAAAATTTTAGTAAAAAATCTTGAAACTCAAGAAGAATTTGAAGATAGCTATGATTTTCTTGTCTTATCTCCAGGTGCATCTCCTATAAAACCAAAAATTCCAGGAATTGAATCTTCAAAGATTTTTACTTTAAGAACAGTTGGAGATGCAGATAATATTATAAAAGAAATTGAGAGTGGAAAAAGAGAGGCTACAGTGGTTGGGGGCGGTTTTATAGGAATTGAAGTAACAGAAAATTTAGTAAGAAGAGGGATTAAAGTAAATCTTGTAGAAGCACTTCCTCAAGTTTTATCTTTCCTTGATAAAGATTTAATATCTTACATTCATGATGAGTTAAAAATAAATGGAGTAAATCTTTATTTAGGTTCTGCTGTTAAAGAGTTTAAAGAAAAAGAAGATAAAATTGAGACAATTTTAGAAAATGGAACAAGTATTTCAAGTGATTTTGTTGTCTTTTCAATTGGTGTTAAGCCAGAAATCACCTTAGCAAAAGAGGCAGGACTTAAAATTGGTGAAACAGGTGGAATTTTAGTTGATGAGAATATGAGAACATCAAACCCAAATATTTTTGCAATTGGTGATGCAGTTGAAATCGAAAATTTTATTACAAAAACAAAAACAAGAATTCCTCTTGCAGGTCCAACACATAAACAAGCGAGAGTAGCAGCAGATACAATTTGTGGAATCTCTTCAAAATATCTTGGGTCTATTGGAACAGCAATTGTTAAAGTTTTTAATATAACAGGAGCAGCAACTGGATTAAACTCAGTGAGTTTAGAAAAGTTAGGAATAAATTATAAATTTGAGTGCCTTTCCACCTTTAACCATGCAGGTTACTATCCAGATGCATATCCACTCTATATTAAAGTTTTTTATGATGCAAATTCTGGGAGAGTGTTAGGGGGTCAAGCAGTTGGTTTTGATGGTGTTGATACAATTATAAACTCTCTTGCAACAGCAATAAGATTTAATGCAAAAGTAACAGAACTTAAAGATATTGATTTTGCATATTCACCTCAATATGGTCATGCAAAAAATCCACTAAATATCATTGGAACAATGGCAGAAGATGATTTATCAGGTCTTGCGCCTAAGGTAACAATTTTTGAGGTTGATGATTTGGTTAAAAAAGGTGCAGTTTTATTAGATATAAGAGAAAGAGAAGAGACTTTAACAAATAAAATTGAAAATTCAATTAATATTCCTTTAAGTGAATTAAAAGATAGATTTAATGAACTTGAAAAAGACAAACTTTATATTGTTTGTTGTGGTAAAGGACAAAGAGCATATAATGCTGTAAGATTTTTAATTGATAATGGATATAATGCAAAATACCTTGCAGGTGGTTTAACATTTTATTCATCTTGTTTTGGTGGAGAAAAAGAATTGCAATCAAAAAAAGTTGAAGAAAAAAGAGAGAGTGTTGATTTTATAAAAGAAAATGAAATTGTAAAGATAGATGCAAAAGGACTCTCATGTCCTGGACCTCTTATGAAATTAAAAGAGGCCCTTGATAGGGTTTCTTCTGGAACAATAATAGAAATTGAAGCAACAGATCCTGGATTTTATAATGATATTCAATCTTATGCTAAAAGCAAAGGTTTATCTCTTCTTTCACTTGAGAAAGGAAAAATAATAAAAGCACTTCTTAAAAAAGATACTCAAAGTGAGAGGTTAAAAGAGAGTGTAGAGAAAAAAAGTGACTCAGTTTCTATTATTCTTTTTTCAAATGATTTTGATAGAGTTATGGCATCATTAATTATTGCAAATGGCGCTCTTTCTATGGGTAAAAAAGTTAGTATGTTCTTTACCTTTTGGGGTCTCAATGTTTTAAGAAAAGATTATAAAGTAGAAGTTAAAAAGAATTTTATTGAAAAAATGTTTGGTTTTATGATGCCAAGGGGTGCAAAACGCCTAACCTTATCAAAAATGAATATGCTTGGAATTGGAACAAAAATGATCAAAGGAATTATGAAAAAATATAATGTTTTACCACCTGAAGAACTTCTTAAAACTTTTATAAAAAATGGTGGAAGAGTTGTTGCGTGTAGAATGACAATGGATCTTATGGGAATAAAAAGAGAAGAATTAATTGATGGAATAGAAGAAGGAGGAGTTGGTACATATCTTTCTTTTGCTGAAACTTCAGGAATAAACTTATTTATATAA
- a CDS encoding ATP-binding protein, with translation MAKCVRCKREATIFIDSLRFCDDCFKIYFENSFLRAINGEGLKKKMLRKNERVLVAVSGGKDSMSLWYLLKKYEFDATAVHINLNYGEFSEKSLDIVNEFSKNNSFPLMIFDLKKDFDIDMQEIFLRNKNREACSVCGSIKRYLLNKIAYDYKFDAVATGHNLDDAIAIIFKAFLNWDIETISRNFPILETKNEKLIKKIKPLYRLQDKEIKIYANLMGIPHTDFVCPYKRGKVTLTKTKEVIDFIDKNYKGIKRTFYFGFLRNKDFFKIEDVELKECKICGMPTTNEEICNFCKLTGRKVSEV, from the coding sequence ATGGCAAAGTGTGTAAGATGTAAGAGAGAAGCAACAATTTTTATTGATAGTTTAAGATTCTGTGATGATTGTTTTAAAATATATTTTGAAAATAGTTTTTTGAGAGCAATAAATGGTGAGGGATTAAAAAAGAAAATGCTAAGAAAAAATGAGAGGGTTCTTGTTGCTGTTTCTGGGGGAAAAGATAGTATGTCTTTATGGTATTTACTAAAAAAATATGAATTTGATGCAACAGCAGTACATATTAACTTAAATTATGGTGAATTTTCAGAGAAAAGTTTAGATATAGTTAATGAATTTTCTAAAAACAACTCTTTTCCATTAATGATATTTGATTTAAAAAAAGATTTTGATATTGATATGCAAGAGATTTTTTTAAGAAATAAAAATAGAGAAGCATGTTCTGTTTGTGGTTCAATAAAGAGGTATTTATTGAATAAAATTGCTTATGATTATAAATTTGATGCAGTTGCAACTGGACACAACCTTGATGATGCTATAGCAATAATTTTTAAGGCTTTTTTAAATTGGGATATTGAAACTATTTCAAGAAATTTTCCAATTCTTGAAACAAAAAATGAGAAATTAATTAAGAAAATCAAACCACTTTATAGACTACAAGATAAAGAGATCAAGATTTATGCAAATTTAATGGGTATCCCACATACAGATTTTGTTTGTCCTTATAAAAGAGGAAAAGTAACATTAACTAAAACAAAAGAAGTTATCGATTTTATAGATAAAAATTATAAAGGTATAAAAAGAACATTTTATTTTGGTTTTTTAAGGAATAAAGATTTTTTCAAAATAGAAGATGTAGAATTAAAAGAGTGTAAAATATGTGGAATGCCAACAACAAATGAGGAAATTTGTAATTTTTGTAAATTAACAGGAAGAAAAGTAAGTGAAGTTTAA